The following are encoded together in the Echinicola jeungdonensis genome:
- a CDS encoding glycoside hydrolase family 53 protein, translated as MALTIFCLSCKEEKDYRIGADISFVPQLEERGMSFFNENNVESDIVEIMSDHHFNNIRLRIFVDPKAERGYSKEGFCDLEHSLAMAKRIKKEGMEFTLDFHYSDTWADPDKQYKPSAWEGVSGNKLEDSVYHYTKKVLATLDKEGVAPEVVQIGNEINHGMIWPDGKVMDNASEEDWKELMGLYKSGQKAVREVLPNSKIMVHLALGGQNRLCREFLDKMNEYGAEYDIVGLSYYEKWHGTYNDLKTNVYDLAATYKKPIAICEYAANQGNIKRINDIVRSIPDNLGYGTMAWEPIRVLFDKEGKPSEEILVIYDQIHDQYADPKSKPEIDEPYTRTQTVERPVIGADISFVPQMEARGATFSDNGNEKDVVEILKDHRFNWIRLRLFVDPTTENGYSKEGYCGLEKTLEMAKRVKAAGMKFLLDFHYSDTWADPGKQFMPESWSDLKGSALEGKIYSYTNEVVKRFIAEGVAPDMVQIGNEIHNGMLWPEGKIEGDSAESFCVLLRCASAAVRAVDPNINIMVHIAKAHDLKNSTRFFDKIISRDVKFDIIGQSYYPEWHGELDNMEANMKELANRYNKPIIIVEYKEHKKEVNEIVKNLPNGLGLGTFIWEATSSRWGNLFDRDGAANENLEIYPEFYENYFQ; from the coding sequence ATGGCTTTAACCATATTCTGCCTTAGCTGCAAAGAAGAAAAAGATTATCGAATTGGAGCAGATATTTCATTTGTTCCCCAACTTGAAGAGAGAGGAATGTCCTTTTTTAATGAAAACAATGTAGAAAGTGATATTGTTGAAATAATGTCGGATCACCATTTTAACAATATCCGCTTACGGATTTTTGTCGATCCCAAAGCAGAAAGGGGGTATTCCAAAGAAGGATTTTGCGACCTTGAGCATTCTTTGGCCATGGCCAAGCGAATAAAAAAGGAGGGAATGGAGTTTACCCTTGATTTTCACTATAGCGATACTTGGGCGGACCCCGACAAACAATATAAACCGTCTGCATGGGAAGGTGTTTCAGGAAATAAGCTTGAGGACAGTGTTTACCATTATACGAAAAAAGTATTGGCAACACTTGATAAGGAAGGAGTGGCACCAGAAGTAGTTCAAATTGGTAATGAAATCAACCACGGTATGATATGGCCGGACGGTAAGGTAATGGACAATGCCTCAGAGGAAGATTGGAAAGAATTGATGGGATTGTATAAATCAGGTCAGAAAGCTGTACGTGAAGTACTTCCTAATTCAAAAATTATGGTTCACCTGGCCCTGGGTGGACAAAACCGGTTGTGCCGTGAGTTCTTGGATAAAATGAATGAATATGGTGCTGAATATGATATTGTGGGTTTATCCTATTATGAGAAATGGCACGGAACCTATAATGACCTAAAAACCAATGTATATGATCTTGCAGCTACTTATAAAAAACCAATCGCTATTTGTGAATATGCAGCAAATCAGGGAAACATTAAACGCATCAATGATATTGTCCGGTCCATACCTGATAATTTGGGCTATGGGACAATGGCTTGGGAACCTATTCGTGTTCTTTTCGACAAAGAAGGAAAACCCTCAGAAGAAATATTGGTGATTTATGATCAAATCCATGATCAATATGCTGATCCAAAATCAAAACCGGAAATTGATGAACCTTATACCAGAACCCAGACTGTAGAGAGACCGGTAATTGGAGCAGATATTTCATTTGTTCCCCAAATGGAAGCCCGTGGAGCTACCTTTTCTGACAATGGTAATGAAAAAGATGTTGTGGAAATATTAAAAGATCACCGGTTCAACTGGATCAGACTTCGGTTGTTTGTTGATCCCACTACAGAAAACGGTTATTCCAAAGAGGGCTATTGTGGATTGGAAAAGACGCTGGAAATGGCAAAAAGGGTTAAAGCCGCAGGGATGAAATTTCTTCTGGATTTTCATTACAGCGATACCTGGGCAGATCCTGGTAAACAATTCATGCCTGAATCTTGGTCAGATTTAAAAGGTTCAGCACTTGAAGGAAAGATATACAGTTATACGAACGAAGTGGTTAAACGCTTTATAGCTGAAGGCGTGGCTCCAGATATGGTGCAAATAGGCAATGAAATCCATAATGGAATGCTTTGGCCTGAAGGAAAAATAGAAGGAGATTCCGCTGAATCTTTTTGTGTTTTGCTCAGGTGTGCCAGCGCAGCTGTAAGAGCAGTTGATCCTAATATCAATATAATGGTTCACATCGCAAAAGCCCATGATTTAAAGAATTCCACCCGGTTTTTCGACAAGATCATCAGCAGGGATGTGAAATTTGATATCATTGGCCAATCTTATTATCCTGAATGGCATGGTGAGCTTGACAATATGGAAGCCAATATGAAGGAACTGGCCAACCGATACAATAAACCAATTATTATTGTCGAGTATAAGGAACATAAAAAGGAGGTCAATGAGATCGTAAAAAATCTACCCAATGGTTTGGGATTAGGTACCTTTATCTGGGAAGCTACATCTTCACGATGGGGCAACTTATTTGATAGGGACGGTGCTGCTAATGAAAACCTGGAGATTTACCCTGAATTTTATGAAAATTATTTCCAATAG